AAACTTCGATGATAATGacggtgatggtggtggtggcgagAAACGATCCGGCTCGAAGCGGGGCCGCTCAAATATGGATCCCACAAGACATGGGTGGAGTTTCCTCAACATGTTCAGTAAAATTCCACCTCATCCATTAGATGATtattatgatgatgatttttatgatgataatgatgatgatgatgatgatgataaggaGTGGATTGAGGAAGCCATAGATATATGGGAAGAGGATATGGACGAGCGGGAGCAATTGTTTCGATTTCTGGTTCGAGAGGTCTGGTCGGATCCACTCGAGGCAGCGGCTGAGAAAGGAAGCGACAATGGAGCCGGAACATCACCCGAAAAGCCAAACAAACACGAATGAGGTCATACAATGGGAAATATAGCGGGGTGGGGGATAAGGAGTGCCTGGGCGTTAGAAGCATAGACACATACGCACacaacataaatatatatatatatttatttatttatttatatttatatatatctactagtatatttatgtgtatgtgtgtggagtTTGtcctgttttttatttttgttttcatttttcttaaGGTGGGAAAGGGATGATGGGGAAATAGAATATTAGCATTCAAATATTTCTCCATcatccctttctctctcttctgGTTTCTTGTCTTCCCCTGCCCATTTGTTGCGGGGTGGGGCGGGTTTAAATACATTATTTGGGTCGTTGGTGTGGTTAATTCCGCGTTGGAGGCCATGCCTTAGGCGCCGTGATGTGGTGTAGCAGTGGAAAGCGAAGCTTcattctgtttgttttcgttttttcttttcttcttcttctttccatacACCTTGCAAGTGGGATAACTTCGATGGATGGATGCAGTTGACGAAAATTAATATGACGAATTTGTTCGCAGTGTTTTATGCGCCACTGCCGTGTGGTGCATTCATGAGAGGATTCTTCTGAttgataattttttttttaaaaaaaagaaaagaaaaagaagaaaaaacgagatggaaaaaagaaggatggatgggaattaaaaaaaaacaaaaaacaaaacagggaCGCAGCACGCCTGCCTGGTCCCGTCTttgtgttttactttttcccttccttttcttcgtcTTATTTCCAAATCgaactcttcttttttttttcttttcattttaccGCCCGTGTATGGTTCCACCTGCTGCACGTATAATCACACCTCAATTTGTTAACCACCCTCAATTATTTAATTTCTGTGCCTTTACTTTTAATCTCTTCATTATTTGTTGCTTCTCTTCTCGTCCCTTTTCACTGTATGACCATGCTTGAATTACTTGCAACTTACACAATACAAATTTCACACATTTAAATAtggaaggtggaaaaaagaaaaagaaaaagaaataaataataaacacTACGTTAAGGGCGAACGAAtttgaggaagaagaaggaggaggagatttACACAAACAAGAcagcaaaataaagaaaaagaaataagaaaataaaaatgggTTGCGGTGGCTCAAAGACTTCTACGGTTGAGTTTATTAATGGACAGCCGACTGTTGAGGGCGATGAAATTGCAAAGGGTTTTAATGAAGGAAATGGTCTCCTCTTCCGAATTGTTAAAACACGCGCTGGTCGCTGGGCGTATTATAACGATACGTTGGATTATGACATGCATGTGAAAGTTACCTTTAGCGAGGACTGCAGAATTAAGGCACTTGGACAAACGAGACTTGAGAAATTGGAAAGCGGTGAAAGTGTGGCAACTGTTGTGGTAAAACCATGCGCAACAGAATTATTTATTGAAGGACATGTGAATGGATATAAGGCAAAAATGGATGCCATTCCCATTACTGATGGAGACAGGCAATAGTAGGGTTAGATGATGTaatggatatatatatatatatatatatatatatcaattttatgttttttctttaaaacaaaacaaaaaaagaaaggaaatctcctttatctcctcctccctttttttttacacaattttattattattattattattattattattattattattattattattattattattattattattattgttgttgttgttagctctatttatttattgtgtcgatgttttcatttttcaaaaTGGTGTGTTGTATAGGAGTGGTACGAATAACGAGCGAGACGAAGATAATAAGCATCAATTGATGTTAGTGATGTtaccttttattattattattattccgttgactttttgttgtatttttcacGTGGCCGCGTAGGGAAgtataaaataaagaaagaaggcaCGGAGAGAAAACActtttatacatatatatatatatatatataaagcaaACAATCAATCAATAAAACTTCTAAaatacaagcaaaaaaaggagagggaaaaaataataataataataaatattattataataattataacaaATGAACAACAGCTTTTCAGTGGTCGCCTCAGCTAACCAAACATTACCACCGTTGTTGTGAGTAGAGAAGTGtatgaaataaatgaatacaCGGATGAattattttaccttttctacactttttatttttgttttatttttgtttttttgtttgtttgtttccaacaaaaaaaagaagtaaagaaagatggtgatgaatgaatgaatgaaaaggaagcgTTCAGCAAAATGAAATgatagagagaaagagaaagagagaaaggaaggaaggaaggaaggaaggaggagaaaagaaaatgtgtgtgagtgtttgtgtttttttctttttttgttttttcgttaGCGCTGTTATTTTGTTAtgttcatttcctttttatgtTTCCACACCTGTCCACCCCCCtcctctgttgttgttgttgttgttttccctttttttttctttttttttcttggggAAGCAATtaatgttgttttgttttgtttg
The genomic region above belongs to Trypanosoma brucei gambiense DAL972 chromosome 1, complete sequence and contains:
- a CDS encoding calpain-like protein fragment, putative, whose product is MGCGGSKTSTVEFINGQPTVEGDEIAKGFNEGNGLLFRIVKTRAGRWAYYNDTLDYDMHVKVTFSEDCRIKALGQTRLEKLESGESVATVVVKPCATELFIEGHVNGYKAKMDAIPITDGDRQ